From the Neobacillus sp. PS3-34 genome, the window GAATGAATTGAATATGCCACTGCAGATTAATACCGTTATTTCTCGTTATAATTATGACCATCTTGAAGAAATGGCAAAGCTTGTTGGAGAATTGAAAGCGGTAATGTGGTATATTTTCCTGCTTGTTCCAACCGGAAGAGGCCAAATTGATGATTGCATTACACCAGCAGAGCATGAGAAGGTTTTTCGATGGCTGTACGATTTAAGCAAAACCGCTCCATATGATATAAAGACAACAGCAGCCCAGCATTACAGACGTGTTGTCCTTCAGCAAAAAACGCGGGAAAACAAGATTGATAAAGGCGAAATTAAATATGAAGATACGATGACAATGGACCAGTCTAAAATGATTGATGGGCTAAAACGTGCGCCTAAGGGTGTGAATGATGGCAACGGATTTGCATTTGTCTCCCATATTGGTGATGTTTTTCCGAGCGGTTTGCTGCCGATCTCAGGTGGAAACATCCGCGAAACGGGACTAGCGGAAATTTATCGTGAATCAAAGGTGTTCAAGGACCTGCGCCAGCCGGATAACTATAAGGGCAAGTGCGGGGTGTGTGAGTACCGGAATATTTGCGGTGGGTCCCGCTCAAGGACATATGCTGTCACTGGGGATTACATGGAAAGCGAGCCTTTCTGCGTGTATATTCCTCTTGCTCTGAGAAACAAAGAAATTTCAACAAGCGTATAAGTAACAAAAGGCATTCCTCGGCTGGAATGCCTTTTGTGTATATTATTTTTCTAACGAATTTTTTTCAGCAGCTTCAAACACTTTACGAATTCGATCAAAATCCCGGTAATCATCCAGATAAAAGTCTGCCTCAGCCTTATGATTCTGGAAAGCGCATGTACCGATTCCTAATTTTCTGGCTGGTTCCAGGTCAATATCTCTGTCCCCGATGGCAAGATCAATGCGATGCTTATTGTGCAAGTATTCATAAGAAGCAGGATCCGGTTTTCTTGGATAACCATCATCTCCGGCCACCATTTCAGAAAAATAGTGGTCAAGCTTATTCAGCTTAAGTACCTTCCACACATCATCCCGCTCTTTGTGTGTCATGATCACGTTTTTCTCCGCCATCTTTAAGACTTCTTCCAGACCGGGAAAAGGTTCGAATTCCTCCGGCTTTAAGCCCCTAACCTTTTGCATCAGCTTTCTGCTTTGCTCCTCTGTCAGCTTAAAAAAGTGAAACGCATGCCCGAAGGAAATCTTCAGTTGTGCAAGTGCTTCCTCCTCCGTCGCTCCTTCTCCGAGCGTCTCCTTCAATAATTTTGTATAAGTAGGATATGTATTAAACAACGTCCCATCAAAATCCCATAAAATATTCATTTCCTTCACCTCTTTTATTTTCACGTCTATTCTTACCTAACCTTAAAAAGAAGGATCTAAACGTCCCATGGAATAACTGTTAGTTTCGGCCATTTATTTTTCCATTTAACAGCCTTGCTTTCATATATCTCCTTTGTAATTAGGGTTTTATTGGGCCTGACAACCATTTCAACTAAATCCTCAAGGCCAAAAGGTGCATAAACCTCGTATCCCGCTTCTTTCTTTTTTACGCCAATAGAGCTAGCCGTTGTCGGCCAGGTATCGATAGCATCCTCCATTGATTGATATGGCGCAATTGGATAACCGAATTTTTTCTCATACCATAAATGGACTCTTGCTTCGTTTTTAACGTCTATTTTAAAAGGAAGGTGCTTTAGTGTTTCTGATATTTGTGATTCCAGCTCTTTTTCCGTTTCAATGCTTAAATCCTCTCTGTCAAAATAAACAATATCCACATCTCCAATTCCGTAATCAAGCGGAAATCCCGATAAATAATTCCAAACAGTTTGAAAGATGAATCCTGCACCCACATAATAATCCTTAAGATGCTTCTCGGCAGTTTCAAAGACCTCATGCATCGACTTATTTTTAAGTAAAATATTAATTAATGTCTCTTTTTGACTTTCAAAAGAACCATGAAAACCTGATTGATATAGCGCTGACAAAATGCTTCCCCCTCATTTCGACGAGTAAATGATCTCTCTTTTGGGTATTATTTTATCAGACATGTATTTGGAAGGTGGGATTTAGATGAGGGAAAGAGATAATGAAGAAATTGAGGCTGAAAATTTAACGGATTTAGCAAGAATTATAAACGCCAATAATAATACTGATGAAATTCAGAAAATTATTGACGAAAATAAATCAAATAAAGAAAACTCTTCAAAGGAAGAAGAAAATATCTAACTGTTAAGGCATTGCTCAATAGGGGCAATGCTTTTTCGTTGTCTACATGGACAATCATCCACACCTTCTCCCCCACTTTTTATAAAATAAAATGAAGGAGGAGGATTACCGTGGAATGTTCAATTAATATCGGTAAATTCAGAGTCAATTTAATAACAAATAATGCTAACATCAATTTCGAGTCAACTTACCAAAACAGCCATACCGCTAATTCTGTCATCATTGGATCCTGTTTTAATTTCGGAGATAATTCCCCTTTGACATGTTCCCCCAATGTTAAAGGCAGCAAATTTACTATTAATCAGCAGCCAAGTGAAGATAACTAGTATAAGTATTAGTTTCTTTTTTAATCGCAATAGATTAAGATGAAAATGAAATTTGCTGAAATATAAGGAGAAACAATGATACGGACAGTTACGATAACCCAGGATTTTGAATTGATAAAAGATTTGGCTGTACCTGAACTGACGGCTGGTGATTCTTTATGGTACTGGATAGATTTTCATAACTCGAATACGGATGAAATCGAGTTATTGCGTGAACCTC encodes:
- a CDS encoding TIGR04053 family radical SAM/SPASM domain-containing protein, whose translation is MIRHGHPQGIGHPNGLGKVIDYNENPYIVIWEVTRACQLKCVHCRADAQTAPDPRELTTAEGLKLIDDIYEMNNPMLVFTGGDCMLREDLFELADYAVKKGMRVSMTPSATANVTKEKMARAKDVGLSRWGFSLDGPSPEIHDHFRGTPGSFDLTIEKIKYLNELNMPLQINTVISRYNYDHLEEMAKLVGELKAVMWYIFLLVPTGRGQIDDCITPAEHEKVFRWLYDLSKTAPYDIKTTAAQHYRRVVLQQKTRENKIDKGEIKYEDTMTMDQSKMIDGLKRAPKGVNDGNGFAFVSHIGDVFPSGLLPISGGNIRETGLAEIYRESKVFKDLRQPDNYKGKCGVCEYRNICGGSRSRTYAVTGDYMESEPFCVYIPLALRNKEISTSV
- a CDS encoding nucleotidyltransferase family protein, which produces MSALYQSGFHGSFESQKETLINILLKNKSMHEVFETAEKHLKDYYVGAGFIFQTVWNYLSGFPLDYGIGDVDIVYFDREDLSIETEKELESQISETLKHLPFKIDVKNEARVHLWYEKKFGYPIAPYQSMEDAIDTWPTTASSIGVKKKEAGYEVYAPFGLEDLVEMVVRPNKTLITKEIYESKAVKWKNKWPKLTVIPWDV
- a CDS encoding HAD-IA family hydrolase: MNILWDFDGTLFNTYPTYTKLLKETLGEGATEEEALAQLKISFGHAFHFFKLTEEQSRKLMQKVRGLKPEEFEPFPGLEEVLKMAEKNVIMTHKERDDVWKVLKLNKLDHYFSEMVAGDDGYPRKPDPASYEYLHNKHRIDLAIGDRDIDLEPARKLGIGTCAFQNHKAEADFYLDDYRDFDRIRKVFEAAEKNSLEK